The following are encoded together in the Sphingomicrobium clamense genome:
- a CDS encoding aspartate-semialdehyde dehydrogenase: MGYRIVVVGATGNVGREILAILDERKFPADEIAAVASSRSAGERITIGESDKELKVRNIEHFDWAGWDIALFAAGSEVSKKYASAAAKAGCTVIDNSSLFRMDPDVPLIVPEVNPEAIDGYKAKNIIANPNCSTAQMVVALKPLHDNSKIKRVVVATYQAVSGAGKSAMDELFQQSRDIFVGDPASPEIFTKQIAFNVIPHIDSFLEDGSTKEEWKMVAETKKILDPKIKVAATCVRVPVFVGHSEAINIEFEDEITAEEAQDILRESPGIMLVDKREDGGYVTPVECVGDYATFVSRVREDSTVDNGIQLWCVSDNLRKGAALNAVQIAELLGRRHLQKA, translated from the coding sequence TTGGGATATCGAATTGTCGTCGTCGGGGCCACCGGCAATGTCGGGCGCGAAATTCTCGCCATCCTCGACGAGCGTAAATTTCCTGCCGACGAGATCGCGGCAGTCGCCTCGTCGCGTTCGGCGGGCGAACGGATCACGATCGGAGAGAGCGACAAGGAGCTCAAGGTCCGCAACATCGAGCATTTCGACTGGGCGGGCTGGGACATCGCGCTGTTCGCAGCGGGCTCCGAGGTATCGAAGAAATATGCGTCGGCCGCGGCCAAGGCGGGCTGTACCGTGATCGACAACAGCTCGCTGTTCCGCATGGACCCGGACGTGCCGCTGATCGTGCCCGAGGTGAACCCGGAAGCGATCGACGGCTACAAGGCCAAGAACATCATCGCCAACCCCAACTGTTCGACCGCGCAGATGGTGGTGGCATTGAAGCCGCTTCACGACAATTCGAAGATCAAGCGCGTCGTCGTCGCGACCTATCAGGCGGTATCGGGCGCGGGAAAATCGGCGATGGACGAGCTGTTCCAGCAAAGCCGCGACATCTTTGTCGGCGACCCCGCATCGCCCGAAATCTTTACTAAGCAGATTGCCTTCAACGTCATTCCGCACATCGACAGCTTCCTCGAGGACGGGTCGACCAAGGAAGAGTGGAAGATGGTCGCCGAGACCAAGAAGATCCTCGACCCGAAGATCAAGGTCGCCGCGACCTGTGTGCGCGTGCCCGTGTTCGTGGGGCATAGCGAGGCGATCAATATCGAATTCGAGGACGAGATCACGGCCGAGGAAGCGCAGGACATTTTGCGCGAGAGCCCCGGCATCATGCTCGTCGACAAGCGCGAGGACGGAGGATACGTGACCCCGGTCGAATGTGTCGGCGACTATGCCACCTTCGTCAGCCGCGTGCGCGAAGACTCGACCGTCGATAACGGCATCCAGCTGTGGTGCGTTTCGGACAATTTGCGCAAGGGCGCGGCACTGAACGCCGTGCAGATCGCCGAACTTCTCGGCCGCCGCCACCTGCAGAAAGCCTGA
- the ahcY gene encoding adenosylhomocysteinase has product METQVADYIVKDISLADYGRTEIDIAETEMPGLMATREEYAASQPLKGARITGSLHMTIQTAVLIETLVALGADVRWTTCNIYSTQDHAAAAIAAQNIPVFAVKGETLAEYWDYVGRTFDWGGETCNLILDDGGDATMFALWGARVEAGESLPEPTNEEEREFNKALTAFLEKKPGYLTETVKNIKGVSEETTTGVNRLYQLAKKGLLPFPAINVNDSVTKSKFDNKYGCKESLVDGIRRGTDVMMAGKVACVAGYGDVGKGSAASLAGAGARVIVTEIDPICALQAAMDGFEVVTMEEAAPRADIFVTTTGNKDVITIDHVREMKDMAIVGNIGHFDNEIQVEALENFKWTEVKPQVDLIEKPDGKRIILLSKGRLLNLGNATGHPSFVMSASFTNQVLAQIELWKRGHEYENTVHVLPKHLDEKVAKLHLDKLNVSLSKLSDEQADYIGVPSEGPFKPEHYRY; this is encoded by the coding sequence ATGGAGACCCAAGTGGCTGACTATATCGTCAAGGACATCTCGCTCGCCGATTACGGGCGCACCGAAATCGACATCGCCGAAACCGAAATGCCGGGCCTGATGGCAACGCGCGAGGAATATGCCGCCTCGCAGCCGCTCAAGGGCGCGCGCATTACCGGCTCGCTGCACATGACGATCCAGACCGCCGTGCTGATCGAGACGCTCGTGGCGCTGGGCGCCGACGTTCGCTGGACGACCTGCAATATCTACTCGACGCAGGACCATGCCGCGGCCGCGATCGCCGCGCAGAACATCCCTGTCTTCGCCGTCAAGGGCGAGACGCTCGCCGAATATTGGGACTATGTCGGCCGCACCTTCGATTGGGGCGGCGAGACCTGCAACCTGATCCTCGACGATGGCGGCGATGCCACCATGTTCGCGCTTTGGGGCGCGCGGGTCGAGGCGGGCGAGAGCCTCCCCGAGCCGACCAACGAGGAGGAGCGCGAGTTCAACAAGGCGCTGACCGCCTTCCTCGAGAAGAAGCCCGGCTACCTCACCGAGACGGTCAAGAACATCAAGGGCGTCAGCGAAGAAACGACCACGGGCGTCAATCGCCTCTACCAGCTCGCCAAGAAGGGCCTGCTTCCCTTCCCGGCAATCAACGTCAACGACAGCGTCACCAAGTCGAAATTCGACAATAAATATGGCTGCAAGGAAAGCCTGGTCGACGGCATTCGCCGCGGCACCGACGTGATGATGGCGGGCAAGGTTGCCTGCGTGGCGGGCTATGGCGATGTCGGCAAGGGTTCGGCGGCGTCGCTGGCCGGTGCCGGTGCGCGCGTCATCGTGACCGAAATCGACCCGATCTGCGCGCTCCAGGCGGCGATGGACGGGTTCGAGGTCGTGACCATGGAAGAGGCTGCCCCGCGCGCCGATATCTTCGTCACCACGACCGGCAACAAGGACGTGATCACCATCGACCATGTTCGCGAGATGAAGGACATGGCGATCGTCGGCAACATCGGCCACTTCGACAACGAGATCCAGGTCGAGGCACTCGAGAATTTCAAGTGGACCGAGGTCAAGCCGCAGGTCGACCTGATCGAGAAGCCCGACGGCAAGCGCATCATTCTTCTCTCGAAGGGGCGCCTGCTCAACCTCGGCAATGCGACGGGGCATCCGAGCTTCGTGATGTCGGCCAGCTTCACCAACCAGGTGCTGGCGCAGATCGAGCTGTGGAAGCGCGGCCACGAATATGAGAACACCGTCCACGTGCTGCCCAAGCATCTCGACGAAAAGGTCGCCAAGCTGCACCTCGACAAGCTCAACGTTTCGCTCTCGAAGCTGTCGGACGAGCAGGCCGACTATATCGGCGTGCCGAGCGAGGGCCCCTTCAAGCCGGAACATTATCGCTACTAA
- a CDS encoding sensor histidine kinase, with protein sequence MDGLLLIIAALWMGIAAALLVVAGRRMDRARKTIDAARSLAGMMGAAPVRPAMIDADGKLDADPELLRQLAVSGRPSTLAELGAGAGISRDTVKALESRIAEARLSGERFSLQVEAEQSGKIFDISVMPAPRPAADGTMLSWWADTSQQEEERGRLGKRLDQTESALDSLTQLIESAPFPMWYRGPDLALGLVNAAFVAAVEGDTAADVIARGAELIDGTGDESARAGAMTALENGKPYSRTQPATIGGERRMLRIVDVPLATGAVAGFAIDVQDIEDARYELAQYIQSQRDLSDRMTAGAAQFDSDKRLSFYNQPFAVMAGLDVEELDAKPEFDRLLEQMRDKGRTPETRDFPAWKAERRAWFTATDELIEEDWILANGDHQRVVGQPLPDGGLRLIIEDRTEQVRLASARDTLLRVRAATFDNLFEVISVFASDGRLYLWNKLFTDLWELEDSWLSEHPRIDELVPLMAKKLKDPEDATRIRELVSSTTSGRKENAGRLQFADGRSFAYSSVPLPDGNALVTLVDVTDSTRIQAALRERAEALEEADRVKTDFVANMSYELRTPLTSIGGFAEMLQQGYAGTLEDKAKGYVDAIMESVERLSRLIDNVLDLTRTEGGELKIDRKRVDMAGLCRNAVAAMTVDAAAKDQSIEEEIADSTGDVTGDAKRLREAIDHLLRNAIAYAGPGGRIELYAHGDEDAVTVSVADDGPGIPVEEQEEVFNRFHKVHDAASRSETALGLGLPLTRQFVEAHGGNVSLDSTPGRGTTVTLRIPRGAQ encoded by the coding sequence ATGGACGGTCTGCTGCTGATCATTGCCGCCCTCTGGATGGGGATCGCGGCGGCACTGCTGGTGGTCGCGGGCCGTCGGATGGACCGTGCGCGCAAGACCATCGATGCTGCCCGTTCGCTCGCCGGGATGATGGGTGCGGCGCCCGTCCGACCTGCCATGATCGATGCCGACGGCAAGCTCGACGCCGATCCCGAACTCCTACGCCAGCTCGCCGTGTCGGGCCGCCCGTCGACGCTGGCTGAGCTGGGAGCAGGCGCGGGTATTTCGCGCGATACGGTCAAGGCGCTCGAATCGCGCATCGCCGAAGCGCGCCTGTCCGGGGAGCGCTTTTCGCTCCAAGTCGAGGCCGAGCAGTCGGGCAAAATCTTCGACATTTCGGTAATGCCTGCCCCGCGCCCCGCTGCCGACGGCACGATGCTGTCATGGTGGGCGGACACCAGCCAGCAAGAAGAAGAACGTGGACGGTTGGGCAAGAGGCTTGACCAGACTGAAAGCGCGCTCGACAGCCTGACGCAGCTGATCGAAAGCGCGCCGTTCCCGATGTGGTATCGCGGCCCCGATCTCGCGCTTGGCCTAGTCAATGCCGCGTTCGTTGCGGCGGTCGAAGGCGATACGGCCGCCGACGTCATTGCGCGTGGCGCTGAGCTGATCGACGGGACGGGCGACGAAAGCGCGCGCGCCGGCGCGATGACCGCGCTCGAGAATGGCAAGCCTTACAGCCGGACGCAGCCCGCCACGATCGGCGGCGAGCGGCGCATGCTGCGCATCGTCGACGTGCCGCTCGCCACGGGGGCGGTCGCGGGCTTTGCGATCGACGTGCAGGACATCGAGGACGCGCGCTACGAGCTGGCGCAATATATCCAGTCGCAGCGCGACCTGTCCGACCGCATGACTGCGGGCGCTGCACAGTTCGATTCCGACAAGCGTCTGAGTTTTTACAACCAGCCCTTTGCGGTGATGGCGGGGCTCGATGTCGAGGAACTGGACGCCAAGCCCGAATTCGACCGGCTGCTCGAACAGATGCGCGACAAGGGGCGCACGCCCGAAACGCGGGACTTTCCTGCCTGGAAGGCCGAACGGCGCGCCTGGTTCACCGCGACCGACGAGCTGATCGAAGAAGACTGGATCCTCGCCAATGGCGACCACCAGCGGGTCGTCGGCCAACCGCTCCCCGATGGTGGACTGCGGCTGATCATCGAGGACCGGACCGAGCAGGTCAGGCTTGCCTCTGCCCGCGACACGCTGCTCCGCGTGCGCGCGGCGACCTTCGACAATCTGTTCGAAGTCATCTCCGTCTTCGCCTCGGACGGGCGGCTGTACCTCTGGAACAAGCTGTTCACCGACCTGTGGGAGCTCGAGGATAGCTGGCTGTCCGAACATCCGCGCATCGACGAGCTGGTCCCGCTCATGGCCAAGAAGCTCAAGGACCCCGAGGATGCGACACGGATTCGCGAACTGGTCAGTTCGACCACGAGCGGACGCAAGGAGAATGCCGGACGGCTTCAGTTCGCAGACGGTCGCAGCTTTGCCTATTCTTCCGTACCGCTGCCCGACGGCAATGCGCTAGTCACGCTCGTCGATGTCACCGACAGCACCCGCATCCAGGCCGCGCTTCGCGAGCGCGCCGAAGCGCTCGAGGAAGCGGACCGGGTCAAGACCGACTTCGTCGCCAATATGAGCTACGAGCTACGCACGCCGCTGACCTCGATCGGCGGGTTCGCGGAGATGCTTCAGCAAGGCTATGCCGGCACGCTCGAGGACAAGGCGAAGGGCTATGTCGATGCGATCATGGAATCGGTCGAACGACTGTCGCGGCTGATCGACAATGTGCTCGACCTGACCCGCACCGAGGGAGGCGAGCTCAAGATTGATCGCAAGCGGGTCGACATGGCGGGCCTGTGCCGCAATGCGGTTGCCGCGATGACGGTGGATGCGGCGGCCAAGGACCAGTCGATCGAGGAAGAGATTGCCGACAGCACCGGCGACGTCACCGGCGACGCGAAGCGCCTGCGCGAGGCGATCGATCACCTGTTGCGCAATGCCATCGCCTATGCCGGTCCGGGCGGCAGGATCGAATTGTACGCCCATGGCGATGAAGACGCGGTGACGGTGTCGGTTGCCGATGACGGGCCGGGCATTCCGGTCGAGGAGCAGGAAGAGGTCTTCAACCGCTTTCACAAGGTCCACGATGCCGCGTCGCGATCGGAGACCGCGCTGGGCCTCGGCCTGCCATTGACCCGCCAGTTCGTCGAGGCGCATGGGGGCAACGTGTCGCTCGATTCCACGCCCGGCAGGGGGACGACGGTGACGCTGCGAATTCCGCGAGGCGCGCAATGA
- a CDS encoding alpha/beta fold hydrolase → MSEIESHFWTASDGVELHYHAMGEEGAPTVVLIHGLFSDSLVNWIKYGHAAKVAAQGYRVVMPDLRVHGQSEKSHDPAHYPHGVLGRDLEELVAYLKLDYYDLGGFSLGARTTVQAVGEGLRPGRAMLMGMGLQGLTGWDARQSFFIDVIDRFDEIKRGDPAFMAASFMKTMKIDRAAARLLLPSFTDAKTQWLDAFTMPTAVICGTEDRDNGDPHALVEALPDGELVEVPGTHMSSVAKPELGEAIAAWLGRA, encoded by the coding sequence ATGAGCGAGATCGAGAGCCATTTCTGGACAGCCTCGGACGGGGTGGAACTGCATTATCATGCGATGGGCGAGGAGGGCGCGCCAACCGTCGTCCTGATCCATGGCCTGTTCTCCGACAGCCTCGTCAACTGGATCAAGTATGGCCATGCGGCCAAGGTCGCGGCGCAGGGATATCGCGTCGTCATGCCCGACCTTCGCGTGCACGGGCAGAGCGAGAAGAGCCACGATCCGGCGCACTATCCGCACGGCGTGCTCGGGCGCGACCTCGAAGAGCTTGTGGCCTATCTGAAGCTCGATTATTACGATCTTGGCGGCTTTTCGCTCGGCGCGCGCACGACGGTGCAGGCGGTGGGCGAGGGGCTTCGTCCCGGGCGCGCCATGCTGATGGGAATGGGGTTGCAGGGCCTGACCGGATGGGATGCGCGCCAATCCTTCTTCATCGATGTCATCGACCGGTTCGACGAGATCAAGCGCGGCGACCCGGCCTTCATGGCCGCGAGCTTCATGAAGACGATGAAGATCGACCGGGCGGCGGCGCGCCTGCTGCTTCCCAGTTTCACCGATGCCAAGACCCAATGGCTCGATGCCTTCACCATGCCGACAGCGGTCATTTGCGGCACCGAGGATCGCGACAATGGCGATCCGCATGCGCTGGTCGAGGCCTTGCCCGACGGCGAACTGGTCGAGGTACCGGGTACGCACATGTCCTCGGTCGCGAAGCCGGAATTGGGAGAGGCCATCGCGGCCTGGCTGGGCAGGGCTTGA
- a CDS encoding YqgE/AlgH family protein: protein MDQPPFLTGQLLLAMPGMSDARFEQAVIVMAAHDEEGAIGVGIGHERAGVTLRDLLKQLDMDPGDAPAAPIHHGGPVEPGRGFVLHSLDWSGQDTVQIGGLCALTGTQDVLQAIAEGKGPSQFVVSLGYAGWEQGQLEGELTQHGWFTAPASPEILFDTGSEDRWAAAFKSVGVDPSLLVGEGGEA, encoded by the coding sequence ATGGACCAACCGCCTTTCCTGACCGGCCAACTCCTGCTCGCCATGCCGGGCATGAGCGACGCGCGCTTCGAACAGGCGGTGATCGTCATGGCCGCGCACGACGAGGAAGGCGCGATCGGAGTCGGGATCGGGCACGAGCGCGCGGGCGTGACCCTGCGCGACCTCCTCAAACAGCTCGACATGGATCCAGGCGATGCTCCCGCTGCGCCCATCCACCATGGCGGCCCGGTCGAACCGGGCAGGGGCTTCGTCCTCCATTCGCTCGACTGGTCGGGGCAGGACACGGTCCAGATTGGCGGGCTGTGTGCGCTGACAGGCACGCAGGACGTGCTGCAGGCGATCGCCGAAGGGAAAGGCCCGTCGCAATTTGTCGTGTCGCTGGGCTATGCGGGTTGGGAGCAGGGCCAGCTTGAAGGCGAACTCACCCAGCATGGCTGGTTCACCGCACCCGCGAGCCCCGAGATCCTGTTCGATACGGGAAGCGAAGACCGCTGGGCCGCCGCGTTCAAATCGGTAGGCGTCGATCCGTCGCTGCTAGTCGGAGAAGGCGGCGAAGCCTGA
- a CDS encoding alpha/beta fold hydrolase → MSPALKRFSARAKRLSFGEHEIAHWDEGDGDPLLLIHGFPTSSWDWHAIWDTLTAQRRVIACDMLGFGLSDKPDARYSLFRQADLQINLLDHLGIERFDALVHDYGVSVGQELLARQAEGQAPQGIGRMIFLNGGIFPGLHRPRLIQHLGASPIGFIISRLLGYGQFRKSCPPVFGPDTQPSEDELQDYWAMIAHKDGHRRFHQLLRYMHERTAHKDRWVGALKDVQGRIGHINGALDPISGRHVYDHWIDALPNAKAHLLEDVGHYPQVEAPDRVASTVLEWLA, encoded by the coding sequence ATGTCTCCAGCGCTCAAGCGATTTTCGGCCCGCGCGAAGCGTCTATCCTTCGGTGAACACGAGATCGCCCATTGGGACGAGGGTGACGGCGATCCGCTGCTCCTGATCCACGGCTTCCCGACCTCGAGCTGGGATTGGCACGCCATCTGGGACACGCTGACTGCCCAACGCCGTGTCATCGCTTGCGACATGCTCGGCTTCGGCCTCTCGGACAAACCCGACGCTCGTTACTCGCTCTTCCGGCAGGCCGACCTGCAGATTAATCTGCTCGATCATCTCGGCATCGAACGCTTCGACGCGCTCGTGCACGACTATGGCGTATCGGTCGGGCAGGAGCTGCTTGCCCGTCAGGCCGAGGGGCAAGCACCCCAAGGCATCGGCCGAATGATCTTTCTCAATGGCGGCATTTTCCCGGGGCTACACCGCCCTCGACTCATCCAGCATCTTGGTGCATCGCCGATCGGCTTCATCATCAGCCGCCTGCTTGGCTACGGCCAATTCCGCAAAAGCTGCCCGCCCGTCTTCGGCCCCGACACGCAGCCGAGCGAGGACGAGCTACAGGATTACTGGGCCATGATCGCGCACAAGGACGGGCATCGCCGCTTTCACCAGCTGCTGCGCTACATGCACGAGCGGACTGCGCACAAGGATCGCTGGGTCGGCGCGCTCAAGGACGTGCAGGGCCGGATCGGGCACATCAACGGCGCGCTCGATCCCATTTCGGGCCGCCATGTCTACGACCATTGGATCGATGCACTTCCGAATGCGAAGGCGCACCTGCTCGAGGATGTCGGTCACTACCCGCAGGTCGAGGCCCCCGACCGGGTGGCCTCGACCGTGCTGGAGTGGCTCGCTTAG
- a CDS encoding M2 family metallopeptidase — MKKLLCAASLSAIALSGCTTTETPAPAASPAGQVSEIPAGDELPYPMTPAGAKAFVEAAEADLFELLDIAGRAAWINSTYINDDSDRLNAYFGTILTEKGVDYASTAAKYATIDGLDYDTQRKLNIMRGSLVLAAPSRDGAAAELNEISTKLNSMYGKGQAELNGEMIPGVDAEAMMGTSRDPEELKQLWQSWHENVGRPMKDDYTRMVAIANEGAQELGYADTGTMWRSQYDMSPEEFSAMYDRLWAETKPLYDELHCYVRGELNDYYGDDVQPDTGPIRADLLGNMWAQEWGSIYDIVAPEGAGDVGYDITELLAENDVDEVEMVRIAERFFTSLGLDPLPDSFWEKSQFVKPRDREVVCHASAWDVDNVEDLRIKMCIKRNANDFVTIHHELGHNYYQRAYNQQPYLYLNGANDGFHEAIGDTIALSVTPEYLVQIGMLDESQVPSADKDIGILLRQAMDSIAFLPFGLLVDKWRWGVFDGSVTPDGYNDYWVGLKYEYQGITPPVQRDSLVDFDPGAKYHIPGNTPYARYFLARILQFQFYEAACEMSGWEGPLHRCSFYGNKEVGTRLNAMLEMGASRPWPDALEAFTGTREMTARPMTEYFAPLQAWLKEQNAGKNCGWNA, encoded by the coding sequence ATGAAAAAGCTTCTTTGCGCCGCCTCGCTCTCCGCGATTGCACTTTCCGGCTGCACTACAACCGAAACTCCGGCACCGGCCGCCTCACCTGCGGGGCAAGTCTCTGAGATCCCAGCCGGCGACGAACTTCCTTATCCGATGACGCCCGCGGGGGCGAAGGCGTTTGTCGAAGCCGCCGAGGCCGACCTGTTCGAACTGCTCGACATTGCAGGGCGCGCGGCGTGGATCAATTCGACCTACATCAACGACGACAGCGACCGGCTGAACGCCTATTTCGGCACGATCCTGACCGAAAAGGGCGTCGATTACGCCTCGACCGCCGCCAAGTACGCAACGATCGACGGGCTCGATTACGACACGCAGCGCAAGCTCAACATCATGCGTGGTAGCCTGGTGCTCGCCGCCCCGAGCCGCGATGGCGCTGCCGCCGAGCTCAACGAAATTTCGACCAAGCTCAATTCGATGTACGGCAAGGGCCAGGCCGAGCTGAACGGCGAGATGATCCCCGGCGTCGACGCCGAGGCAATGATGGGCACGTCGCGCGACCCCGAAGAGCTCAAGCAGCTGTGGCAAAGCTGGCACGAGAATGTCGGGCGTCCGATGAAGGACGACTATACCCGCATGGTCGCCATCGCCAACGAAGGCGCGCAGGAACTCGGCTATGCCGATACCGGCACGATGTGGCGCAGCCAGTATGACATGAGCCCCGAAGAATTCTCGGCCATGTACGACCGGCTGTGGGCCGAGACCAAGCCGCTCTATGACGAGCTGCACTGCTACGTTCGCGGCGAGCTCAACGACTATTATGGCGACGACGTGCAGCCCGACACGGGCCCGATCCGCGCCGACCTGCTCGGCAATATGTGGGCGCAGGAGTGGGGCTCGATCTACGACATCGTCGCGCCCGAGGGGGCAGGCGACGTCGGCTATGACATCACGGAGTTGCTGGCCGAGAACGACGTCGACGAAGTCGAGATGGTGCGCATCGCCGAACGCTTTTTCACCTCGCTCGGCCTCGACCCGCTGCCCGACAGTTTCTGGGAGAAGAGCCAGTTCGTGAAGCCGCGCGACCGTGAGGTCGTGTGTCACGCAAGCGCCTGGGACGTCGACAATGTCGAGGATCTGCGCATCAAGATGTGCATCAAGCGCAATGCCAACGACTTCGTGACGATCCATCACGAACTCGGGCACAATTACTACCAGCGCGCCTACAACCAGCAGCCCTATCTTTACCTCAACGGCGCCAATGACGGCTTCCACGAAGCCATCGGCGACACGATCGCGCTGTCGGTGACGCCCGAATATCTGGTGCAGATCGGCATGCTCGACGAGAGCCAGGTGCCGAGCGCGGACAAAGATATCGGTATCCTGCTGCGCCAGGCGATGGACAGCATCGCTTTCCTTCCGTTCGGCCTGCTGGTCGACAAATGGCGCTGGGGCGTGTTCGACGGTTCGGTCACGCCCGACGGCTACAACGACTATTGGGTCGGCCTGAAGTATGAATATCAGGGCATTACGCCGCCGGTGCAACGTGACAGCCTCGTCGATTTCGATCCGGGCGCCAAATATCACATCCCGGGCAACACGCCCTATGCGCGCTATTTCCTCGCGCGGATCCTGCAGTTCCAGTTCTACGAAGCCGCATGCGAAATGTCGGGCTGGGAAGGCCCGCTCCATCGCTGCAGCTTCTACGGCAATAAGGAAGTCGGCACGCGCCTCAATGCGATGCTCGAGATGGGGGCGTCGCGCCCGTGGCCCGACGCGCTCGAAGCCTTCACCGGCACGCGCGAAATGACCGCGCGCCCGATGACCGAATATTTCGCTCCGCTGCAGGCGTGGTTGAAGGAGCAGAACGCAGGCAAAAACTGCGGGTGGAACGCGTAG
- a CDS encoding peroxiredoxin — MPVSVGDKIPDVKLMLATPEGPVPVSSGSFFEGKTVALFAVPGAYTPTCSVKHLPSYVEKADELKAKGVDEIAVTSVNDAFVMGHWNRDQGSGDITVLADGNGDFAEALGLTMDASGFGMGKRSQRYSMIVKDGEITQLNVEEPGDYSVSGAETLLEQL, encoded by the coding sequence ATGCCCGTATCCGTTGGCGACAAGATCCCAGACGTGAAATTGATGCTTGCCACCCCCGAAGGTCCCGTGCCCGTGAGCAGCGGCAGCTTCTTCGAGGGCAAGACCGTCGCACTGTTCGCCGTGCCCGGCGCCTACACCCCGACCTGTTCGGTCAAGCACCTCCCCAGCTATGTCGAGAAAGCCGACGAGCTGAAGGCCAAGGGCGTCGATGAAATCGCCGTGACTTCGGTCAACGACGCGTTCGTAATGGGCCATTGGAACCGCGACCAGGGGTCGGGCGACATCACCGTCCTCGCCGACGGCAATGGCGATTTCGCCGAAGCGCTCGGCCTCACCATGGACGCCAGCGGTTTCGGGATGGGCAAGCGCTCGCAGCGCTACTCGATGATCGTCAAGGATGGCGAAATCACCCAGCTGAACGTCGAGGAGCCTGGCGACTATTCGGTGTCAGGCGCGGAAACACTGCTCGAACAGCTTTAG
- the tsaE gene encoding tRNA (adenosine(37)-N6)-threonylcarbamoyltransferase complex ATPase subunit type 1 TsaE, producing the protein MILDGEAASLAFGVRLADVVAPGDVITLSGPLGAGKTSISRGLIAALGHEGEVPSPTFSIVQPYENLDPPVWHVDLYRLEEEGELDELGLEAAEEGVLLVEWPSRAGRWAHALQLTLEIDERTGARRLTAEVPQAWKERWPL; encoded by the coding sequence ATGATCCTCGATGGAGAGGCGGCGAGCCTCGCATTCGGCGTCAGGCTTGCAGACGTTGTCGCCCCCGGCGACGTGATCACCCTGTCGGGACCGCTTGGCGCGGGAAAGACCAGCATTTCGCGAGGTCTCATCGCGGCGCTCGGCCACGAGGGCGAAGTGCCCAGTCCCACCTTCTCGATCGTCCAGCCCTATGAAAATCTCGATCCGCCGGTCTGGCATGTCGATCTTTATCGGCTCGAGGAAGAGGGCGAACTCGACGAACTGGGTCTGGAGGCTGCCGAGGAAGGCGTGTTGTTGGTCGAATGGCCGAGCCGCGCCGGGCGCTGGGCGCATGCGTTACAACTCACCCTCGAAATCGATGAACGGACCGGCGCGCGTCGCTTGACAGCCGAGGTGCCGCAAGCTTGGAAAGAGCGATGGCCCCTGTGA